In Oceaniferula marina, the following proteins share a genomic window:
- a CDS encoding serine/threonine-protein kinase: protein MAEHELSRQALIQAFQDAAEHFSEVRSLERKLSEPRYEDQDLLGEGGAKLVYLTLDRVTGRRLVRAYPKNKELEDDFLREATLHAHLEHPNIVPFYDMGLEDGRPFFCMKRIQGDTLQRDVQKHRQNLNQPAVRNDLLDAFIKVCDAVSYAHAHEVLHLDLKPSNIQLSSYGEVLVGDWGLARLSGDEVAGDGAVPLIEQSTGQFTRHGYLSGTPGFMAPEQCKKGTRKTAQTDVYALGAILVYIITGKQPISAKTNDDVMAATLAGEWSFSLDAIPEGLRAVVSKALEVDCSNRYVSVQDLRNDINAYRAGYLTSAEDYSSRRLLQSLYRRNKAVVRIVASALAVLLSMTAVFIYHLRLSERAAQDAKGEAVNEQHNTQKALDLLKQAQAEKEQQGEVFANDYLEESISYYQANERGRYFYSRRYDKKAYQMVNKALELNPDDPEAWALKGRLAMLTNRLGVAIQAFQRAGEKYSIHSEVCEKYRSKDIQDPRVLSAMLWQLLPSNDLRLVHDFMYKTIYDRSLPKEDVIYFIEESLNMRNLGPKPRLHFEYDTGKQALDMSDNKQLQFIFMIKNLPLREVNFSNTSIGHDFYHLDRMPLVKVNVAHTGMNNRLLSYFTGRPIRELILTGCNVSDLSALRDLPLVKIDVRGTKVTDFSPIAASPELREVWCHEGQKENLLRSGISVEKLVIHDDGGQ from the coding sequence ATGGCAGAGCATGAATTATCCAGGCAGGCGTTGATCCAGGCGTTTCAGGATGCGGCGGAGCATTTTTCCGAGGTTCGCAGTTTGGAGCGCAAGTTGAGCGAGCCGCGGTACGAGGATCAGGACTTGCTCGGCGAGGGTGGGGCCAAGCTGGTGTATTTGACCTTGGACCGGGTAACCGGCCGGCGATTGGTCAGGGCGTATCCCAAGAATAAAGAGTTGGAGGATGATTTTCTGAGGGAGGCGACCTTGCATGCGCATCTGGAGCACCCGAACATTGTCCCCTTTTACGATATGGGCTTGGAAGATGGGCGGCCGTTTTTTTGTATGAAGCGTATTCAGGGGGATACCTTGCAGCGCGATGTGCAGAAACATCGACAGAATTTGAACCAGCCGGCGGTGCGCAATGATTTGTTGGATGCTTTTATCAAGGTGTGTGATGCGGTTTCTTATGCGCATGCGCACGAGGTGCTCCATTTGGATTTGAAACCGTCGAACATTCAGTTGAGTTCCTACGGGGAAGTGTTGGTGGGTGATTGGGGCTTGGCCCGCTTGTCGGGTGATGAAGTTGCGGGTGACGGGGCGGTTCCTCTTATCGAGCAGAGCACGGGGCAATTCACCCGTCATGGATATTTGTCTGGGACGCCTGGGTTTATGGCTCCGGAGCAATGCAAGAAAGGGACACGTAAAACGGCCCAGACGGATGTTTATGCCTTGGGGGCGATCCTTGTGTATATCATCACTGGAAAGCAGCCGATATCGGCAAAAACGAATGACGATGTGATGGCCGCCACGTTGGCGGGTGAGTGGAGCTTTTCTCTGGATGCCATTCCCGAGGGCCTGCGGGCGGTGGTGAGCAAGGCTCTTGAGGTTGATTGCTCGAATCGCTATGTGTCTGTTCAAGACCTGCGCAATGATATCAATGCTTACCGGGCGGGTTATCTGACCTCAGCGGAAGATTATAGCAGTCGACGGTTGTTGCAGTCGCTTTACCGGCGGAACAAGGCGGTTGTGCGTATTGTTGCCTCGGCGCTGGCGGTGTTATTGTCGATGACCGCTGTATTTATTTATCACCTGCGTTTATCCGAGCGGGCGGCTCAAGATGCCAAGGGAGAAGCGGTCAATGAACAGCACAACACCCAGAAAGCACTGGATTTACTTAAGCAGGCTCAAGCGGAAAAAGAGCAGCAGGGTGAGGTGTTTGCCAATGATTATTTAGAGGAAAGTATCAGCTACTATCAGGCGAATGAGAGAGGGCGCTATTTCTATTCGAGGAGGTATGATAAAAAAGCTTATCAGATGGTGAATAAGGCGTTGGAGTTGAATCCTGACGACCCGGAAGCCTGGGCCCTGAAGGGACGCTTGGCGATGTTGACGAATCGTTTGGGTGTAGCAATTCAGGCATTTCAGCGTGCGGGTGAAAAATACAGCATCCACAGTGAGGTTTGTGAGAAATACCGATCCAAGGATATTCAGGATCCGAGGGTTTTGAGTGCGATGCTTTGGCAGCTGTTACCCAGCAATGACTTGAGATTGGTCCATGACTTTATGTATAAGACGATCTATGATCGCAGCTTGCCAAAGGAGGATGTGATCTATTTCATCGAGGAAAGTCTGAACATGCGCAATCTGGGGCCCAAACCTCGATTGCATTTTGAATATGATACAGGGAAGCAGGCCCTGGACATGTCCGACAATAAGCAGTTGCAGTTTATCTTTATGATTAAGAACCTGCCGTTGCGTGAGGTGAATTTTTCCAACACTTCGATAGGACATGATTTCTATCACCTTGACCGCATGCCATTGGTGAAGGTGAATGTTGCCCATACTGGAATGAACAACAGGTTGTTGAGTTACTTTACCGGGCGTCCGATACGGGAATTGATTTTGACGGGTTGTAACGTTTCTGATTTGAGTGCGCTTCGGGATTTGCCTTTGGTGAAAATTGATGTGCGGGGTACGAAGGTGACTGATTTTTCTCCGATTGCAGCTTCGCCGGAATTACGTGAGGTTTGGTGTCATGAGGGCCAAAAAGAGAACTTGCTGCGATCGGGGATTTCGGTTGAGAAGCTGGTTATTCACGATGACGGGGGGCAATAG